In one Bosea sp. RAC05 genomic region, the following are encoded:
- a CDS encoding efflux RND transporter permease subunit, producing the protein MSLSAFCIRHPVATILMSASLVMAGLFAWRFLPVAALPRAEFPVVNVSAQLPGASPDTMATSVATPLIKQFATIAGIDSIATTNSQGSTSIAIQFVLNRNIDAAAADVQAAIARAQKQLPLEMTTPPSYRKVNPADAPIILLALKSDLIPLSQLDAFAQQVISPALSTVDGVAQVQIYGSQKYAVRIQIDPVALAARGIGVDELQSAITATNANTPVGTLQSTNQQLTIQARTQLANAGQFANVIVANRNGRPVRLGDVAKVIDSVENLQTASTYDGIPAVVLAVQRQPDANTVAVVDKVKAMLPAFEEQLPAAASLSLLNDRSQSIRQAVEDVQFTLLLTIALVVMVIFLFLRRLAATFIPAVAVPISIVGTLAAMYAFGFSIDNISLLGLTLSVGLVVDDAIVMLENIVRHMEEDGLSAFDAALKGSSEIGFTIVSISLSLVAVFIPVLLMGGVIGRIFNEFAVVVTVSILASAFVSLTLTPMLCARLLSHHGPAQEENAFGRALERGFSALLAGYDRALVLCLRIKPVILLTFFATLAATIWLLQTTPKGFFPQEDIGQLQVSTEARQDISFTAMKQAQDEVARVFRASPHVAHVASTVGGSSGSAGALNAGRLFVELKPQGQRPALQTVLADLRRDLSRVAGINVFMTPVQNLNIGARAAKSQYQLVVQGLDQALMNDWAVRLADAMGRDRASFADVTTDLQNNALEATLVVDRDKANQLKIGADVLRSTLYSGFGVRQVSTIYTAGDSYQVVVEFDPKGGWTPDRLDQIRVRAGNGTLVPLGAFAHVERRAGQLTVNQLGQLPAVTIAYNLPAGVALGDSVKRIEALKAEIGLPASLSTTLAGTAKTFQDSLANQGLLIAGAILTIYIVLGILYESFIHPLTILTGLPSAAIGALGALRLFDLDLSVIAIIGLLMLIGIVKKNAIMMIDVALVLKREGQSAQEAIHQACVMRFRPILMTTLAALMGTLPIALGAGASAELRQPLGIVVVGGLMISQVLTLFITPVLFIYMDRIERLLTRQQPAISRATDPHPAPAE; encoded by the coding sequence ATGAGCCTCTCCGCCTTCTGTATCCGCCATCCGGTCGCGACCATCCTGATGTCGGCCTCGCTCGTCATGGCGGGCCTCTTCGCCTGGCGCTTCCTGCCGGTGGCCGCGCTGCCGCGCGCCGAGTTCCCGGTCGTCAACGTCTCCGCCCAGCTGCCCGGCGCCTCGCCCGACACGATGGCGACCTCGGTCGCGACGCCGCTGATCAAGCAGTTCGCCACCATCGCCGGCATCGATTCGATCGCAACGACGAATTCCCAGGGCTCGACCTCGATCGCGATCCAGTTCGTGCTCAACCGAAACATCGATGCGGCCGCCGCCGATGTGCAGGCCGCCATCGCCCGCGCCCAGAAGCAGCTGCCGCTGGAGATGACGACGCCGCCGAGCTACCGGAAGGTGAACCCGGCCGATGCGCCGATCATCCTGCTGGCGCTGAAGAGCGATCTGATCCCGCTGTCGCAGCTCGATGCCTTCGCCCAGCAGGTCATCTCGCCGGCGCTCTCCACCGTGGACGGCGTCGCCCAGGTGCAGATCTACGGCAGCCAGAAATACGCCGTCCGCATCCAGATCGACCCCGTCGCGCTGGCCGCGCGCGGCATCGGCGTCGACGAGCTGCAGAGCGCGATCACCGCCACCAACGCCAACACCCCCGTCGGCACGCTGCAGAGCACGAACCAGCAGCTCACCATCCAGGCCCGCACCCAGCTCGCCAATGCCGGCCAGTTCGCCAATGTCATCGTCGCCAACCGCAATGGCCGCCCGGTGCGGCTGGGCGATGTCGCCAAGGTCATCGACTCCGTCGAGAACCTGCAGACCGCCAGCACCTATGACGGCATTCCCGCCGTCGTCCTCGCTGTCCAGCGCCAGCCCGACGCCAACACCGTCGCGGTGGTCGACAAGGTCAAGGCGATGCTGCCGGCCTTCGAGGAGCAGTTGCCGGCCGCCGCCTCGCTCTCGCTGCTCAACGACCGCTCGCAATCGATCCGCCAGGCGGTCGAGGACGTCCAGTTCACGCTGCTCCTGACCATCGCGCTGGTGGTGATGGTGATCTTCCTGTTCCTGCGGCGGCTGGCGGCGACCTTCATCCCCGCCGTCGCGGTGCCGATCTCGATCGTCGGCACGCTGGCGGCGATGTATGCCTTCGGCTTCTCGATCGACAACATCTCGCTGCTCGGGCTGACGCTCTCGGTCGGCCTCGTCGTCGACGATGCCATCGTCATGCTCGAGAACATCGTCCGCCACATGGAGGAGGACGGTCTCTCGGCCTTCGACGCCGCCCTGAAGGGCTCTTCCGAGATCGGCTTCACCATCGTCTCGATCTCGCTCTCGCTGGTCGCGGTCTTCATCCCCGTCCTGCTGATGGGCGGCGTCATCGGCCGCATCTTCAACGAGTTCGCCGTGGTGGTGACGGTCTCGATCCTGGCCTCGGCCTTCGTCTCGCTGACGCTGACGCCGATGCTCTGCGCGCGGCTTCTGTCGCATCACGGGCCTGCGCAGGAGGAGAACGCCTTCGGCCGCGCGCTGGAGCGCGGCTTTTCGGCGCTGCTGGCGGGCTATGACCGCGCGCTCGTGCTGTGCCTGCGCATCAAGCCGGTGATCCTGCTGACCTTCTTCGCCACGCTGGCGGCGACAATCTGGCTGCTCCAGACCACGCCCAAGGGCTTCTTCCCGCAGGAGGACATCGGCCAGCTCCAGGTCTCGACCGAGGCGCGGCAGGACATCTCCTTCACCGCGATGAAGCAGGCGCAGGACGAGGTCGCCCGCGTCTTCCGCGCCTCGCCCCATGTCGCCCATGTCGCCTCCACCGTCGGCGGCAGCTCGGGCAGCGCCGGCGCGCTCAATGCCGGGCGCCTCTTCGTCGAGCTGAAGCCGCAGGGGCAGCGCCCGGCGCTGCAGACGGTGCTGGCCGATCTGCGCCGCGACCTGTCGCGCGTCGCCGGCATCAACGTCTTCATGACGCCGGTGCAGAACCTCAACATCGGCGCGCGGGCTGCCAAGAGCCAGTACCAGCTCGTCGTGCAGGGGCTCGACCAGGCCCTGATGAACGACTGGGCGGTGCGCCTCGCCGATGCGATGGGCCGCGATCGCGCAAGCTTCGCCGACGTCACCACCGACCTCCAGAACAACGCGCTGGAGGCGACGCTGGTGGTCGATCGCGACAAGGCAAACCAGTTGAAGATCGGCGCCGATGTCCTTCGTTCGACTCTGTATTCCGGCTTCGGCGTCCGCCAGGTCTCGACCATCTACACCGCCGGCGACAGCTATCAGGTCGTCGTCGAGTTCGACCCCAAGGGCGGCTGGACTCCCGACCGTCTCGACCAGATCCGCGTGCGCGCCGGCAACGGCACGCTGGTGCCGCTGGGCGCCTTCGCCCATGTCGAGCGCCGCGCCGGCCAGCTCACTGTCAACCAGCTCGGTCAGCTCCCGGCGGTGACGATTGCCTACAACCTGCCGGCGGGCGTGGCGCTCGGCGACAGCGTCAAGCGCATCGAGGCGCTGAAGGCGGAGATCGGCCTGCCGGCCTCGCTCTCGACCACGCTGGCGGGCACGGCCAAGACCTTCCAGGACTCGCTCGCCAACCAGGGCCTGCTGATCGCCGGCGCGATCCTGACGATCTACATCGTGCTCGGCATCCTCTATGAGAGCTTCATCCACCCACTGACGATCCTGACCGGGCTGCCCTCGGCCGCAATCGGGGCGCTCGGCGCGCTGCGCCTGTTCGACCTCGACCTCTCGGTCATCGCGATCATCGGCCTCCTGATGCTGATCGGCATCGTCAAGAAGAACGCGATCATGATGATCGACGTCGCGCTGGTGCTGAAGCGCGAGGGCCAGAGCGCGCAGGAGGCAATCCACCAGGCCTGCGTCATGCGCTTCCGGCCGATCCTGATGACGACGCTGGCGGCGCTGATGGGCACGCTGCCGATCGCGCTCGGCGCCGGCGCCAGCGCGGAACTGCGCCAGCCGCTCGGCATCGTCGTCGTCGGCGGGCTGATGATCAGCCAGGTGTTGACGCTGTTCATCACGCCGGTGCTGTTCATCTACATGGACCGGATAGAGCGGCTGCTCACGCGCCAGCAGCCGGCGATCTCGCGAGCGACCGATCCTCATCCCGCTCCGGCCGAGTAA
- a CDS encoding SDR family oxidoreductase, which translates to MMRRVLLIGGTGVFGRRLARHLAAIPGLDLLVTSRDDGKARALASAITPISGTTISGLGFDHRREPSRDIARLAPWLVIDASGPFQGAGYEVPLAALSAGAHVVDLADARDYILGYGAALDGLARERGLVALAGASSTPALSTAAVAALTTGWQRIDTLDIAITPGGRSEVGEAVIAAILSYAGRPIPIWREGALQATDGWLDSRRIAIPGLSRRRVAAVETVDAQWLGPSLNVQSRVAFRAGLESPVEQWGIMSLAWLRRHGAIGSLDALIPALLAARRITRLPTSDRGGMLVAVRGLDAEGRLRRSCWSLLAEHGDGPHVPTLPAAAALRALLNGRLTPGARPAIGVLTLAEIEAETAPYAITTRREEAVLGQSIVRQALGEAAFAALPAPLTTFHAPEGPPVWHGRACIEAGSHPLARLLRWLIGLPSAARDLPVTVTVDRVTDAEGEAEVWTRNFGGSRFSSRLSVDGRGRLEEAFGPMRFGLDVAASADGLALAVSGARCLGIPLPRLLLPRAEAREHADDQGRFRFDIRLTLPFVGLVTHYRGWLAPAGGAVTRPERDEDRSLARSPAAGA; encoded by the coding sequence ATGATGCGGCGCGTCCTGCTGATCGGTGGAACCGGTGTGTTCGGCCGAAGGCTCGCGCGCCATCTCGCCGCGATCCCAGGACTGGACCTGCTCGTCACCTCACGCGACGATGGCAAGGCCCGCGCGCTGGCAAGCGCGATCACACCCATTTCCGGGACGACGATCTCCGGGCTGGGTTTCGACCATCGCCGCGAGCCGTCCAGAGACATCGCGAGACTGGCGCCCTGGCTGGTGATCGACGCCTCCGGGCCGTTTCAGGGCGCCGGATACGAGGTTCCGCTTGCAGCCCTGTCGGCGGGTGCCCATGTCGTCGATCTCGCGGATGCGCGCGACTACATCCTCGGCTATGGCGCCGCGCTGGACGGGCTGGCGCGAGAGCGCGGTCTGGTAGCCCTGGCTGGCGCGAGTTCGACGCCGGCGCTGTCGACGGCCGCCGTGGCCGCCCTCACGACGGGCTGGCAGCGCATCGACACCCTCGACATCGCCATCACGCCGGGCGGACGCAGCGAGGTCGGCGAGGCTGTCATCGCCGCGATCCTGTCCTATGCCGGCCGACCGATCCCGATCTGGCGCGAGGGCGCGCTTCAGGCCACGGATGGCTGGCTGGACAGCCGGCGCATCGCCATCCCCGGTCTTAGCCGACGCCGCGTCGCGGCCGTGGAAACGGTTGACGCGCAATGGCTTGGACCAAGCCTGAACGTCCAATCCCGGGTCGCCTTCCGGGCCGGACTCGAGTCCCCGGTCGAGCAGTGGGGCATCATGAGCCTGGCCTGGCTGCGCCGTCATGGGGCCATCGGCAGCCTCGATGCGCTGATCCCTGCCCTTCTGGCAGCCCGACGCATCACGCGCCTGCCGACCTCGGATCGCGGCGGCATGCTGGTCGCCGTCAGGGGGCTCGATGCCGAGGGTCGGTTGCGGCGTTCGTGCTGGTCGCTGCTGGCCGAGCATGGCGACGGCCCGCATGTGCCGACGCTGCCCGCAGCCGCCGCACTTCGGGCCTTGCTCAACGGCCGACTGACACCCGGTGCCCGGCCTGCCATCGGGGTGCTGACGCTGGCGGAGATCGAAGCCGAGACGGCCCCCTATGCGATCACGACGCGCCGGGAGGAGGCGGTGCTTGGCCAGTCCATCGTCCGTCAGGCCCTCGGCGAGGCGGCGTTCGCGGCGCTCCCTGCCCCACTGACGACATTCCACGCTCCAGAGGGGCCGCCGGTTTGGCACGGCCGTGCCTGCATCGAGGCCGGATCGCATCCCCTCGCTCGATTGCTGCGATGGCTGATTGGCCTGCCGTCAGCCGCACGGGACCTCCCTGTCACCGTGACCGTCGACCGCGTTACCGATGCCGAGGGCGAGGCGGAGGTCTGGACGCGGAATTTCGGCGGGTCACGCTTCAGCTCGCGCCTGTCGGTGGACGGTCGCGGCCGGCTCGAGGAAGCGTTCGGGCCGATGCGGTTCGGGCTCGACGTCGCGGCGAGCGCGGACGGGCTCGCGCTGGCCGTCTCGGGCGCCCGCTGCCTGGGCATCCCGCTTCCGCGCCTGCTGCTGCCCCGCGCGGAAGCGCGTGAGCATGCCGACGACCAGGGCCGCTTTCGCTTCGACATCAGGCTGACGCTGCCTTTCGTCGGGCTGGTGACGCATTATCGGGGCTGGCTCGCGCCGGCCGGTGGTGCGGTTACTCGGCCGGAGCGGGATGAGGATCGGTCGCTCGCGAGATCGCCGGCTGCTGGCGCGTGA
- a CDS encoding thiol-disulfide oxidoreductase DCC family protein yields MGPSGPIWLYDGVCVLCSGAVHYTLRHEREPAIRFVAIQSREGRALAQAHGIDPDEPESFLFIEGGEALAKSDGVLALLRHLRGPARLLRIGSVLPRAMRDWLYDRVARNRYRLFGQKTACERPDPTQRHRFSLPDGT; encoded by the coding sequence ATGGGTCCGTCTGGCCCGATCTGGCTTTATGACGGCGTCTGCGTGCTGTGTTCCGGCGCCGTGCACTACACGCTGCGCCATGAGCGCGAGCCTGCGATCCGCTTCGTCGCGATCCAGTCGCGCGAGGGCCGCGCGCTGGCGCAGGCCCATGGCATCGACCCGGACGAGCCCGAGAGTTTCCTGTTCATCGAGGGCGGCGAGGCGCTGGCGAAATCCGATGGCGTGCTGGCGCTGCTGCGCCATCTCCGTGGGCCGGCGCGGCTGCTGCGGATCGGCTCCGTGCTGCCGCGCGCGATGCGGGACTGGCTCTACGACCGCGTCGCCCGCAACCGCTACCGCCTGTTCGGCCAGAAGACCGCCTGCGAGAGACCCGATCCCACCCAGCGTCACCGCTTCAGCCTGCCCGACGGGACATGA